One window of Phycodurus eques isolate BA_2022a chromosome 17, UOR_Pequ_1.1, whole genome shotgun sequence genomic DNA carries:
- the crebrf gene encoding CREB3 regulatory factor isoform X1, whose protein sequence is MPQPSANGMEPPFGDDFQHFSFADQALTSTELLANTSDPDFMYELDRDTGHRQTPYGDGAAGVAHGAKDRDAGAEQQPTMALGECDAAHAGSAFEQWDSYWEDLTRYTRLTSCDIWGTKEVDFLGLDDFSSPYQDEEVIGRTPTLAQLNSEDSQPVCEALYPPAEPTPPGPQPPPAPAERAPLPGWGAGLARPSAGSASSSRPSRSLLPDFPEGFQKATRPVPSSTETMTKTQAQPRAARDREPSGEASETAAPSANLDFVRKAKIRLSAHRARADSPSRTRSEKADAPPPLRRAASTAPPAGFGAGKSAVAPPPEDVRAAPEGGAPGPRSAGGPGEEDKSKEEEHNYSLFLTQSRQATGSLSQPDEDEEEEEDEDEEEDEEEDEEGDEGDGPELDDEDRDEGFGSEHELSDNEEEEEDEDEDYEADKDDDMSDAFSEHGGDASLPEDAKGSTAGASSRKRGKRRYFWEYSEQLTPSKQERLLKPCEWDRHTLPSNLYQKNGPLHGKYALKKSRRTDVEDLTPNPRKLLQIGTELRKLNKVIGDLTPVSELPLTARPWSRKEKNKLASRACRLKKKAQYEANKVKLWGLGTEYDRLLFVINAVKEEIVTRADDSNPGAGGVSDTLDRIIRDELVSPPVAGQTSDFVNKILENTGCGDPTGGLVGLRVPTSKM, encoded by the exons ATGCCTCAG CCCAGCGCCAATGGGATGGAGCCTCCCTTTGGGGACGACTTtcagcacttctcctttgccgacCAGGCGCTGACCAGCACCGAGCTGCTGGCCAACACCTCCGACCCCGACTTCATGTACGAGCTG GACAGAGACACGGGTCACCGACAGACCCCGTACGGCGACGGCGCGGCGGGCGTGGCCCACGGCGCCAAGGATCGTGACGCGGGCGCCGAGCAGCAGCCGACGATGGCGCTCGGCGAGTGCGACGCGGCGCACGCCGGCTCTGCGTTTGAGCAGTGGGACTCGTACTGGGAGGACCTCACCAG gTACACGCGTCTGACCAGCTGCGACATCTGGGGCACGAAGGAGGTGGACTTCCTGGGCTTGGACGACTTCTCCAGCCCGTACCAGGACGAGGAAGTGATCGGCCGGACGCCCACGCTGGCCCAGCTCAACAGCGAGGACTCCCAGCCCGTGTGCGAGGCCCTCTACCCCCCCGCGGAGCCGACCCCGCCCGGCCCCCAGCCGCCGCCGGCCCCCGCCGAGCGAGCGCCGCTCCCGGGCTGGGGCGCCGGCCTCGCCCGGCCCTCGGCCGGCAGCGCCTCCTCGTCGCGCCCCTCCCGGAGCCTCCTCCCGGACTTCCCGGAGGGCTTCCAGAAGGCCACCCGGCCGGTCCCCTCCAGCACCGAGACCATGACCAAGACTCAGGCGCAACCGCGTGCCGCCCGGGACCGCGAGCCCTCGGGCGAAGCTTCCGAGACGGCGGCTCCGTCGGCCAACTTGGACTTTGTGCGGAAGGCCAAAATCCGCCTGAGCGCTCACAGAGCCCGGGCGGACTCCCCTTCGCGTACCCGCTCGGAGAAGGCGGacgcccccccgcccctccgGCGTGCCGCCTCGACGGCGCCGCCCGCCGGCTTCGGCGCCGGGAAGTCCGCCGTCGCGCCTCCGCCCGAAGATGTTCGCGCCGCCCCAGAGGGCGGGGCCCCGGGGCCGAGGAGCGCCGGCGGCCCGGGCGAAGAGGACAAGAGCAAAGAGGAAGAGCACAACTACTCGTTGTTCCTCACACAAAGCCGCCAGGCCACCGGGAGCCTCTCGCAGCCGGATgaagacgaggaagaggaggaggacgaggacgaggaggaagacgaggaggaagacgaggaagGCGACGAGGGCGACGGGCCGGAGCTGGACGACGAAGACCGCGACGAAGGCTTCGGGAGCGAGCACGAGCTGTCCGACaacgaggaagaagaggaggatgaggatgaggactACGAGGCCGACAAGGACGACGACATGAGCGACGCCTTCTCCGAGCACG GCGGCGACGCGTCCCTCCCGGAGGACGCGAAGGGCTCGACGGCGGGCGCGTCGAGCCGCAAGCGAGGCAAGCGTCGCTACTTCTGGGAGTACAGCGAGCAGCTGACGCCATCCAAGCAGGAGCGCCTGCTGAAACCTTGCGAGTGGGACCGCCACACTCTGCCCAGCAACTTGTACCAGAAGAACGGACCCCTGCACG GAAAGTACGCGCTGAAGAAGTCTCGGCGGACCGACGTGGAGGACTTGACCCCCAACCCCAGGAAGCTCCTGCAGATCGGCACCGAGCTTCGAAAGCTCAACAAGGTGATCGGAGACCTGACGCCCGTCAGCGAGCTGCCGCTCACCGCCAGGCCGTGGTCGCGCAAGGAAAAGAACAAGCTGGCGTCCAG GGCGTGCCGTCTGAAGAAGAAGGCGCAGTATGAAGCCAACAAGGTGAAGCTGTGGGGACTCGGCACCGAGTACG ATCGGCTGCTGTTCGTCATCAACGCCGTCAAGGAGGAGATCGTGACCCGCGCCGACGACTCGAACCCCGGCGCCGGCGGCGTGAGCGACACGCTGGACAGAATCATCCGGGACGAGCTCG TGTCGCCGCCTGTCGCCGGGCAGACTTCAGACTTCGTCAACAAGATCTTGGAGAACACGGGATGCGGCGACCCCACCGGCGGGCTGGTGGGCCTGCGGGTGCCCACCTCCAAAATGTAG
- the crebrf gene encoding CREB3 regulatory factor isoform X2, with the protein MPQALTSTELLANTSDPDFMYELDRDTGHRQTPYGDGAAGVAHGAKDRDAGAEQQPTMALGECDAAHAGSAFEQWDSYWEDLTRYTRLTSCDIWGTKEVDFLGLDDFSSPYQDEEVIGRTPTLAQLNSEDSQPVCEALYPPAEPTPPGPQPPPAPAERAPLPGWGAGLARPSAGSASSSRPSRSLLPDFPEGFQKATRPVPSSTETMTKTQAQPRAARDREPSGEASETAAPSANLDFVRKAKIRLSAHRARADSPSRTRSEKADAPPPLRRAASTAPPAGFGAGKSAVAPPPEDVRAAPEGGAPGPRSAGGPGEEDKSKEEEHNYSLFLTQSRQATGSLSQPDEDEEEEEDEDEEEDEEEDEEGDEGDGPELDDEDRDEGFGSEHELSDNEEEEEDEDEDYEADKDDDMSDAFSEHGGDASLPEDAKGSTAGASSRKRGKRRYFWEYSEQLTPSKQERLLKPCEWDRHTLPSNLYQKNGPLHGKYALKKSRRTDVEDLTPNPRKLLQIGTELRKLNKVIGDLTPVSELPLTARPWSRKEKNKLASRACRLKKKAQYEANKVKLWGLGTEYDRLLFVINAVKEEIVTRADDSNPGAGGVSDTLDRIIRDELVSPPVAGQTSDFVNKILENTGCGDPTGGLVGLRVPTSKM; encoded by the exons ATGCCTCAG GCGCTGACCAGCACCGAGCTGCTGGCCAACACCTCCGACCCCGACTTCATGTACGAGCTG GACAGAGACACGGGTCACCGACAGACCCCGTACGGCGACGGCGCGGCGGGCGTGGCCCACGGCGCCAAGGATCGTGACGCGGGCGCCGAGCAGCAGCCGACGATGGCGCTCGGCGAGTGCGACGCGGCGCACGCCGGCTCTGCGTTTGAGCAGTGGGACTCGTACTGGGAGGACCTCACCAG gTACACGCGTCTGACCAGCTGCGACATCTGGGGCACGAAGGAGGTGGACTTCCTGGGCTTGGACGACTTCTCCAGCCCGTACCAGGACGAGGAAGTGATCGGCCGGACGCCCACGCTGGCCCAGCTCAACAGCGAGGACTCCCAGCCCGTGTGCGAGGCCCTCTACCCCCCCGCGGAGCCGACCCCGCCCGGCCCCCAGCCGCCGCCGGCCCCCGCCGAGCGAGCGCCGCTCCCGGGCTGGGGCGCCGGCCTCGCCCGGCCCTCGGCCGGCAGCGCCTCCTCGTCGCGCCCCTCCCGGAGCCTCCTCCCGGACTTCCCGGAGGGCTTCCAGAAGGCCACCCGGCCGGTCCCCTCCAGCACCGAGACCATGACCAAGACTCAGGCGCAACCGCGTGCCGCCCGGGACCGCGAGCCCTCGGGCGAAGCTTCCGAGACGGCGGCTCCGTCGGCCAACTTGGACTTTGTGCGGAAGGCCAAAATCCGCCTGAGCGCTCACAGAGCCCGGGCGGACTCCCCTTCGCGTACCCGCTCGGAGAAGGCGGacgcccccccgcccctccgGCGTGCCGCCTCGACGGCGCCGCCCGCCGGCTTCGGCGCCGGGAAGTCCGCCGTCGCGCCTCCGCCCGAAGATGTTCGCGCCGCCCCAGAGGGCGGGGCCCCGGGGCCGAGGAGCGCCGGCGGCCCGGGCGAAGAGGACAAGAGCAAAGAGGAAGAGCACAACTACTCGTTGTTCCTCACACAAAGCCGCCAGGCCACCGGGAGCCTCTCGCAGCCGGATgaagacgaggaagaggaggaggacgaggacgaggaggaagacgaggaggaagacgaggaagGCGACGAGGGCGACGGGCCGGAGCTGGACGACGAAGACCGCGACGAAGGCTTCGGGAGCGAGCACGAGCTGTCCGACaacgaggaagaagaggaggatgaggatgaggactACGAGGCCGACAAGGACGACGACATGAGCGACGCCTTCTCCGAGCACG GCGGCGACGCGTCCCTCCCGGAGGACGCGAAGGGCTCGACGGCGGGCGCGTCGAGCCGCAAGCGAGGCAAGCGTCGCTACTTCTGGGAGTACAGCGAGCAGCTGACGCCATCCAAGCAGGAGCGCCTGCTGAAACCTTGCGAGTGGGACCGCCACACTCTGCCCAGCAACTTGTACCAGAAGAACGGACCCCTGCACG GAAAGTACGCGCTGAAGAAGTCTCGGCGGACCGACGTGGAGGACTTGACCCCCAACCCCAGGAAGCTCCTGCAGATCGGCACCGAGCTTCGAAAGCTCAACAAGGTGATCGGAGACCTGACGCCCGTCAGCGAGCTGCCGCTCACCGCCAGGCCGTGGTCGCGCAAGGAAAAGAACAAGCTGGCGTCCAG GGCGTGCCGTCTGAAGAAGAAGGCGCAGTATGAAGCCAACAAGGTGAAGCTGTGGGGACTCGGCACCGAGTACG ATCGGCTGCTGTTCGTCATCAACGCCGTCAAGGAGGAGATCGTGACCCGCGCCGACGACTCGAACCCCGGCGCCGGCGGCGTGAGCGACACGCTGGACAGAATCATCCGGGACGAGCTCG TGTCGCCGCCTGTCGCCGGGCAGACTTCAGACTTCGTCAACAAGATCTTGGAGAACACGGGATGCGGCGACCCCACCGGCGGGCTGGTGGGCCTGCGGGTGCCCACCTCCAAAATGTAG
- the LOC133416086 gene encoding prenylcysteine oxidase-like — protein MRRLPGSAGGDVCGGFRPLLAALLALSSASASASASGSAHVDGAPPSKIAVVGAGVGGSAAAHFLRQHFGADVQLDVYEKGEVGGRLATVTVNRDRYESGGAVIHSLNLHMRDFVKRLGLKYRRGVSGKTAVFDGAEVILGETDWYLLDLFRLWWRYGISFIRLQMWVEEIMEKFVRIYKYQAHGYAFSSAEDLLDSLGGSGFLNMTRRPLSDSLLELGVSQRFIDEVVAPVIRLNYGQNVSVPAFVGAVSLASAHSNLWAVEGGNKLVCEGLLKMANANLVPARVTSVRPLRSGGALQYQLSVAGEEAAGAGPAYDAVVLAAPLLAGSGVSFRGFAPPVEPAEGDYRGTVATVVHGYLNTSLFGFPDPRLFPYAGVLTTDAPALFFNSVAAIYPVNVSPGFRRKRAHEAAVYKVFSPEVLTREQLKTLFRSYYSAQATERRAHPRYGDAAPPPVELRPHLYYLNGVERAGGAVEMSAVAAKNVALLAYHRWNGRTLRVDRKDLVHKIKTEL, from the exons ATGCGGCGTCTCCCCGGGTCCGCTGGCGGCGATGTCTGCGGCGGCTTCCGGCCGCTGCTGGCCGCCCTGCTGGCCCTCTCCTCGGCCTCCGCGTCCGCGTCCGCGTCCGGGTCCGCTCATGTGGATGGAGCTCCGCCCTCCAAAATAG CGGTGGTGGGCGCCGGCGTCGGGGGCAGCGCCGCGGCCCACTTCCTGCGCCAGCACTTCGGGGCCGACGTGCAGCTGGACGTGTACGAGAAGGGCGAGGTGGGCGGCCGCTTGGCCACCGTCACCGTCAACCGCGACCGCTACGAGTCGGGCGGAGCCGTCATTCACTCGCTCAACCTGCACATGCGGGACTTTGTCAAGCGGCTGG GCCTCAAGTACCGCCGCGGCGTGTCGGGCAAGACGGCGGTGTTCGACGGCGCCGAGGTGATCCTGGGGGAGACGGACTGGTACCTGCTGGACCTTTTCCGCCTGTGGTGGCGCTACGGCATCAGCTTCATCCGCCTGCAGATGTGGGTGGAGGAGATCATGGAGAAGTTCGTcag GATCTACAAGTACCAGGCCCACGGTTACGCCTTCAGCTCGGCGGAGGACCTCCTGGACTCGCTGGGCGGGAGCGGCTTCCTGAACATGACGCGCAGGCCGCTCTCCGATTCGCTGCTGGAGCTGGGCGTGTCCCAACGCTTCATCGACGAGGTCGTGGCGCCGGTCATCAGGCTCAACTACGGCCAGAACGTCAGCGTACCCGCTTTCGTGG gCGCGGTGTCTTTGGCCAGCGCCCATTCCAACCTTTGGGCGGTGGAAGGCGGAAACAAGTTGGTTTGCGAGGGGCTGCTGAAGATGGCCAATGCCAACCTGGTGCCCGCGCGGGTCACTTCTGTGCGACCGCTTCGCTCGG GCGGCGCGCTTCAGTACCAGCTGAGCGTGGCCGGAGAGGAGGCGGCGGGGGCGGGGCCGGCGTACGACGCGGTGGTGCTGGCGGCGCCGCTGCTGGCCGGCTCGGGCGTCTCCTTCCGAGGCTTCGCGCCGCCTGTGGAGCCGGCGGAGGGCGACtaccgcggcacggtggccaccGTGGTGCACGGCTACCTCAACACCTCGCTGTTCGGCTTCCCGGACCCGCGCCTCTTCCCGTACGCCGGCGTGCTGACCACCGACGCGCCGGCGCTGTTCTTCAACAGCGTGGCCGCCATTTATCCCGTCAACGTGTCGCCGGGCTTCCGCCGCAAACGGGCGCACGAGGCCGCCGTCTACAAAGTCTTCTCTCCCGAAGTGCTGACCAGGGAGCAGCTGAAGACGCTCTTCAG GTCGTACTACTCGGCGCAGGCGACGGAGCGGCGGGCGCACCCTCGCTACGGCGACGCGGCGCCGCCCCCAGTGGAGCTGCGGCCGCACCTCTACTACCTGAACGGCGTGGAGCGGGCGGGCGGTGCCGTGGAGATGAGCGCCGTGGCCGCCAAGAACGTCGCCCTGCTCGCTTACCACCGCTGGAACGGGCGCACCCTGCGTGTGGACCGCAAGGACCTCGTGCACAAGATTAAGACTGAACTTTGA
- the crebrf gene encoding CREB3 regulatory factor isoform X3, with the protein MPQPSANGMEPPFGDDFQHFSFADQALTSTELLANTSDPDFMYELDRDTGHRQTPYGDGAAGVAHGAKDRDAGAEQQPTMALGECDAAHAGSAFEQWDSYWEDLTRYTRLTSCDIWGTKEVDFLGLDDFSSPYQDEEVIGRTPTLAQLNSEDSQPVCEALYPPAEPTPPGPQPPPAPAERAPLPGWGAGLARPSAGSASSSRPSRSLLPDFPEGFQKATRPVPSSTETMTKTQAQPRAARDREPSGEASETAAPSANLDFVRKAKIRLSAHRARADSPSRTRSEKADAPPPLRRAASTAPPAGFGAGKSAVAPPPEDVRAAPEGGAPGPRSAGGPGEEDKSKEEEHNYSLFLTQSRQATGSLSQPDEDEEEEEDEDEEEDEEEDEEGDEGDGPELDDEDRDEGFGSEHELSDNEEEEEDEDEDYEADKDDDMSDAFSEHGGDASLPEDAKGSTAGASSRKRGKRRYFWEYSEQLTPSKQERLLKPCEWDRHTLPSNLYQKNGPLHGKYALKKSRRTDVEDLTPNPRKLLQIGTELRKLNKVIGDLTPVSELPLTARPWSRKEKNKLASRACRLKKKAQYEANKVKLWGLGTEYDRLLFVINAVKEEIVTRADDSNPGAGGVSDTLDRIIRDELASDTPPLE; encoded by the exons ATGCCTCAG CCCAGCGCCAATGGGATGGAGCCTCCCTTTGGGGACGACTTtcagcacttctcctttgccgacCAGGCGCTGACCAGCACCGAGCTGCTGGCCAACACCTCCGACCCCGACTTCATGTACGAGCTG GACAGAGACACGGGTCACCGACAGACCCCGTACGGCGACGGCGCGGCGGGCGTGGCCCACGGCGCCAAGGATCGTGACGCGGGCGCCGAGCAGCAGCCGACGATGGCGCTCGGCGAGTGCGACGCGGCGCACGCCGGCTCTGCGTTTGAGCAGTGGGACTCGTACTGGGAGGACCTCACCAG gTACACGCGTCTGACCAGCTGCGACATCTGGGGCACGAAGGAGGTGGACTTCCTGGGCTTGGACGACTTCTCCAGCCCGTACCAGGACGAGGAAGTGATCGGCCGGACGCCCACGCTGGCCCAGCTCAACAGCGAGGACTCCCAGCCCGTGTGCGAGGCCCTCTACCCCCCCGCGGAGCCGACCCCGCCCGGCCCCCAGCCGCCGCCGGCCCCCGCCGAGCGAGCGCCGCTCCCGGGCTGGGGCGCCGGCCTCGCCCGGCCCTCGGCCGGCAGCGCCTCCTCGTCGCGCCCCTCCCGGAGCCTCCTCCCGGACTTCCCGGAGGGCTTCCAGAAGGCCACCCGGCCGGTCCCCTCCAGCACCGAGACCATGACCAAGACTCAGGCGCAACCGCGTGCCGCCCGGGACCGCGAGCCCTCGGGCGAAGCTTCCGAGACGGCGGCTCCGTCGGCCAACTTGGACTTTGTGCGGAAGGCCAAAATCCGCCTGAGCGCTCACAGAGCCCGGGCGGACTCCCCTTCGCGTACCCGCTCGGAGAAGGCGGacgcccccccgcccctccgGCGTGCCGCCTCGACGGCGCCGCCCGCCGGCTTCGGCGCCGGGAAGTCCGCCGTCGCGCCTCCGCCCGAAGATGTTCGCGCCGCCCCAGAGGGCGGGGCCCCGGGGCCGAGGAGCGCCGGCGGCCCGGGCGAAGAGGACAAGAGCAAAGAGGAAGAGCACAACTACTCGTTGTTCCTCACACAAAGCCGCCAGGCCACCGGGAGCCTCTCGCAGCCGGATgaagacgaggaagaggaggaggacgaggacgaggaggaagacgaggaggaagacgaggaagGCGACGAGGGCGACGGGCCGGAGCTGGACGACGAAGACCGCGACGAAGGCTTCGGGAGCGAGCACGAGCTGTCCGACaacgaggaagaagaggaggatgaggatgaggactACGAGGCCGACAAGGACGACGACATGAGCGACGCCTTCTCCGAGCACG GCGGCGACGCGTCCCTCCCGGAGGACGCGAAGGGCTCGACGGCGGGCGCGTCGAGCCGCAAGCGAGGCAAGCGTCGCTACTTCTGGGAGTACAGCGAGCAGCTGACGCCATCCAAGCAGGAGCGCCTGCTGAAACCTTGCGAGTGGGACCGCCACACTCTGCCCAGCAACTTGTACCAGAAGAACGGACCCCTGCACG GAAAGTACGCGCTGAAGAAGTCTCGGCGGACCGACGTGGAGGACTTGACCCCCAACCCCAGGAAGCTCCTGCAGATCGGCACCGAGCTTCGAAAGCTCAACAAGGTGATCGGAGACCTGACGCCCGTCAGCGAGCTGCCGCTCACCGCCAGGCCGTGGTCGCGCAAGGAAAAGAACAAGCTGGCGTCCAG GGCGTGCCGTCTGAAGAAGAAGGCGCAGTATGAAGCCAACAAGGTGAAGCTGTGGGGACTCGGCACCGAGTACG ATCGGCTGCTGTTCGTCATCAACGCCGTCAAGGAGGAGATCGTGACCCGCGCCGACGACTCGAACCCCGGCGCCGGCGGCGTGAGCGACACGCTGGACAGAATCATCCGGGACGAGCTCG CTTCAGATACGCCGCCGCTTGAGTGA